A part of Cydia strobilella chromosome 15, ilCydStro3.1, whole genome shotgun sequence genomic DNA contains:
- the LOC134748043 gene encoding mitochondrial ribonuclease P catalytic subunit, which produces MMSTFFRRSILTHKAYILYGRQFVNKPSFLQDQIPEADYFENLKQAIQNHNQNWSEIKQSLLKSPGNFNHKNVDAIMLKLMVNNKILDTAQSFANYLQNGNALTLGSTNGLLGLYYEIGKARKLSDRERGFILDTYETLYDKYKILDYTTSEKLLHALCVIDETKKAIRVLDEIHHSGVPSHSAYSTLVATLFRINKKAEALAVIQRGLNDKRPLLYAAYEQWINYIMRKYKTNSAIVKYLDEICVHIARNCLTLDAATSKKLAESYTSLGWNAQFSTISRHSGLCECCNETLKCLKLTSDEFQELQKNVKGKLIVGSDLFLKTSPEELQRFLSFVEKTAPYDIVLDGLNIALAVGSPDNRQRATFLKAVVDHFKRQDKKILLLGRKHMLKWPKQPLEYLKKNTGHFFTDNLSQDDPYFITAAILSGPHTDIVSKDLLRGHMFNLKHENLRHIFRRWQWQHQWMVFANRGRPQIMVPVKFTPFAQKADAGWHLPYDKEDPRSTGQVNLGLPNLTSWLCLKSNVVAK; this is translated from the exons ATGATGTCTACGTTTTTTCGGCGGTCTATTTTGACTCATAAAGCCT ATATTCTTTATGGCAGACAATTCGTAAATAAGCCAAGCTTCTTGCAGGATCAAATCCCTGAAGCAgactattttgaaaatttgaaacAAGCTATACAGAACCACAATCAAAACTGGTCAGAAATAAAACAGTCTTTATTGAAGTCACCAGGAAATTTCAATCATAAAAATGTGGATGCTATCATGTTAAAATTAATGGTGAACAATAAAATACTTGATACAGCCCAGTCTTTtgctaattatttacaaaatggaAATGCACTTACTCTAGGTTCAACTAATGGCTTATTAGGTCTGTATTATGAAATTGGAAAAGCAAGAAAGCTGTCTGATAGAGAGAGAGGATTTATATTGGATACTTATGAGACACTGTATGATAAGTACAAGATTTTGGATTACACCACAAGTGAGAAACTGTTACATGCTCTGTGTGTTATTGATGAAACAAAAAAAGCCATAAGAGTGTTGGACGAAATTCATCACAGTGGGGTCCCCAGTCATTCTGCATATAGTACCCTGGTGGCTACGCTTTTTAGAATTAACAAGAAAGCTGAAGCATTGGCCGTAATACAAAGAGGTTTAAATGATAAAAGGCCACTACTTTATGCTGCATATGAGCAATGGATTAATTACATAATGAGAAAGTATAAAACAAACAGTGCCATTGTTAAGTATTTGGATGAGATTTGTGTACATATTGCTAGAAATTGTTTAACATTGGATGCTGCTACATCTAAGAAATTAGCAGAATCATATACTTCATTGGGCTGGAATGCCCAGTTTTCAACTATAAGTCGACACAG TGGCCTCTGTGAGTGCTGCAATGAGacattaaaatgtttaaaactaACATCAGATGAGTTTCAAGAACTCCAAAAGAATGTTAAAGGCAAGCTGATAGTTGGATCCGACTTGTTCCTAAAGACATCCCCAGAAGAACTACAAAGATTTTTAAGCTTTGTTGAAAAGACTGCCCCTTATGATATAGTCCTGGATGGTTTAAATATAGCATTAGCTGTTGGATCACCAGATAACAGACAAAGAGCTACATTTTTGAAGGCAGTTGTTGATCattttaaaaggcaagataagaaaatacttttattaggAAGAAAGCATATGCTGAAATGGCCTAAGCAACCTCTAGAgtacttgaaaaaaaatactggtCACTTCTTTACTGATAAttt ATCACAAGATGACCCATACTTCATCACCGCTGCTATCCTAAGTGGGCCACACACAGATATAGTCTCAAAAGACCTGCTCCGAGGACATATGTTTAACTTGAAACATGAAAACCTCAGACACATATTCAGAAGGTGGCAGTGGCAACATCAGTGGATGGTGTTTGCGAATCGGGGAAGACCTCAAATAATG GTGCCGGTAAAATTCACGCCCTTCGCACAGAAGGCAGATGCTGGTTGGCACTTACCTTATGATAAAGAAGACCCTAGAAGCACTGGACAAGTCAATTTGGGACTACCTAACTTAACTAGTTGGCTGTGTCTAAAATCAAATGTTGTTGCTAAATGa
- the LOC134747736 gene encoding uncharacterized protein LOC134747736 has product MKYAVFFILCCVALAAAAPQFIYPGLAPYAPLGLAPRTVVAGPTVVNGLTPYGLGARFVAPGYIGTTFI; this is encoded by the exons ATGAAATACGCC GTGTTCTTCATCCTCTGCTGCGTGGCGCTGGCGGCTGCTGCCCCCCAGTTCATCTACCCGGGCCTGGCTCCCTACGCCCCATTGGGACTGGCACCTAGG ACCGTGGTGGCGGGTCCGACGGTGGTGAACGGCCTGACCCCATACGGCCTGGGAGCCCGCTTCGTGGCCCCCGGTTACATCGGCACCACCTTCATCTAA
- the LOC134748042 gene encoding N-alpha-acetyltransferase 20, translated as MTTIRPFTCEDMLKFNNVNLDPLTETYGLSFYTQYLAHWPEYFQVAESPSGEIMGYIMGKAEGLGDNWHGHVTALTVSPDYRRLGLAATLMSILEDVSEKKKAYFVDLFVRVSNKVAINMYKNLGYIVYRTVLEYYSGDPDEDAYDMRKACSRDVNKTSVIPLAHPVRPEDVD; from the exons ATGACTACAATCAGACCATTTACATGTGAAGATATGTTGAAATTTAATAACGT GAACTTGGACCCTTTGACCGAAACCTATGGTTTATCATTCTATACTCAATACTTGGCTCATTGGCCAGAGTATTTCCAAGTCGCAGAATCGCCCAGTGGGGAAATAATGGGATACA TTATGGGAAAAGCAGAGGGCCTTGGTGACAACTGGCATGGACATGTTACTGCATTGACTGTCAGCCCTGATTACAGAAGGCTTGGGCTAGCAGCTACTTTGATGAGTATTTTAGAAGATGTGTCAGAAAA GAAAAAGGCATATTTTGTGGACTTATTTGTGAGAGTGAGCAACAAAGTAGCCATCAACATGTATAAGAACTTGGGCTACATTGTTTATAGGACTGTATTAGAATACTATTCTGGGGACCCAGATGAAGATGCCTATg ACATGAGAAAAGCCTGTTCAAGAGATGTGAATAAGACTTCTGTTATACCTTTAGCTCATCCTGTTAGACCTGAAGATGTGGATTGA
- the LOC134747735 gene encoding uncharacterized protein LOC134747735: MVKMAPKHEKKPKKETSVCQTSKCDMTQDAECAASCPGGVSIASGRGVYPGGGKPTDRQRRNMERVEMLARPNTRRLRSLWDEKCAILPPDRRDKIKSALEEDYFLSPEQTEQYFQALNQHTGKFHVPGAGTVSRKEQADMAKELRQRQKWLVNFSAQVAYRICDYIAKGQKEMLVSNRLRSIADVVLERVADILGEPKPTRTHPGRLARFMVAISDRIAVWIENAVYRADAIEPPEEPQHEHMRLDQERPLIC; the protein is encoded by the exons ATGGTTAAAATGGCTCCTAAACATGAGAAGAAACCGAAAAAAGAAACATCAGTGTGTCAGACCTCCAAATGCGATATGACCCAGGACGCAG AATGCGCCGCGAGCTGCCCGGGCGGTGTCAGCATAGCCTCAGGGCGAGGAGTCTACCCGGGTGGAGGAAAGCCGACTGATCGGCAACGTCGCAACATGGAGCGGGTTGAAATGCTTGCGCGACCCAACACGAGGCGGCTGCGGAGTCTCTGGGATGAGAAGTGCGCCATACTGCCGCCTGATCGTCGTGACAAGATCAAAAGCGCGCTGGAGGAGGACTATTTTCTTAGTCCCGA GCAAACGGAGCAATACTTTCAAGCCTTGAACCAGCATACGGGCAAGTTCCACGTCCCGGGCGCCGGCACAGTCAGTCGCAAGGAACAAGCGGATATGGCCAAGGAATTGCGGCAGCGGCAGAAgtggcttgtcaactttagtgcACAG GTGGCGTATCGTATTTGCGACTACATCGCGAAGGGCCAGAAAGAGATGCTCGTGTCCAACAGGCTACGGAGCATCGCTGATGTGGTGTTAGAGAGAGTGGCGGATATACTGG GTGAGCCCAAACCCACCCGAACACACCCTGGCCGCCTGGCGCGCTTTATGGTAGCCATCTCCGACCGCATCGCCGTCTGGATCGAAAACGCCGTCTATCGCGCCGACGCGATTGAGCCGCCCGAGGAACCCCAGCACGAGCATATGCGACTGGACCAAGAGCGCCCGCTTATATGTTAA
- the LOC134748040 gene encoding protein crooked neck — translation MEGKATKMPKVAKVKNKAPAEIQITAEQLLREAKERDLEILPPPPKQKISDPEELRDYQHRKRKAFEDNIRKNRLVIGNWLKYAQWEESQKQVQRARSIYERALDVDHRNVTLWLKYTEMEMRNRQVNHARNLWDRAVTILPRVSQFWYKYTYMEEMLENVAGARQVFERWMEWQPDEQAWQTYINFELRYKELERARQIYERFVMVHPDVKNWTKYAKFEENHGFINGSRKVFERAVEFFGDEDLDERLFIAFAKFEENQKEHDRARVIYKYALDHIPKDRNKELYKAYTIHEKKYGDRSGIEDVIVNKRKYMYEQEVIENPTNYDAWFDYIRLVENEGNVDDIRDTYERAIANVPPSKDKQFWRRYIYLWINYALYEELEAEDVERTRQVYRTCLELIPHKIFTFSKIWLMYAQFEVRCKDLKQARKTLGMALGMCPRDKLYRGYIDLEIQLREFDRCRILYQKFLEYGPENCITWIKFAELETLLGDIDRARAIYEIAVGQQRLDMPELLWKSFIDFEVAQGETERARQLYERLLERTVHVKVWLSYAKFELNAENADNINVELARRVYERANDSLRSLGEKEARVLLLEAWKDFETEIGEDTKLEKVLAKMPRRVKKRQKIVSDDGVEEGWEEVFDYIFPEDEMVRPNLKLLAAAKQWRKQKEVPETAAVPETQETQEQPEQEQDQPQTNVDNDSDDSSSSSDSDS, via the exons ATGGAGGGAAAGGCTACTAAAATGCCCAAAGTGGCAAAG gttaaaaaCAAAGCGCCAGCAGAGATTCAAATCACTGCAGAGCAACTTCTCCGCGAAGCAAAGGAAAGAGATTTGGAAATATTGCCACCTCCACCTAAACAGAAAATCTCTGATCCAGAGGAGTTGAGGGATTATCAGCACCGTAAAAGAAAGGCATTTGAAGACAACATAAGGAAGAATAGACTT GTTATAGGAAACTGGCTCAAATATGCTCAATGGGAGGAATCACAAAAACAAGTGCAAAGGGCTCGCTCCATATACGAACGAGCCCTGGATGTGGATCACAGAAATGTTACCCTATG GTTGAAATACACAGAAATGGAAATGAGAAACAGACAAGTGAATCATGCTCGTAACTTGTGGGACAGAGCAGTCACCATACTACCCAGGGTCTCCCAGTTTTGGTACAAATACACTTACATGGAAGAGATGCTGGAAAATGTGGCAGGAGCCCGGCAA GTATTTGAAAGGTGGATGGAGTGGCAACCAGATGAACAAGCTTGGCAAACCTACATCAACTTTGAACTAAGGTACAAAGAACTTGAAAGAGCTAGACAAATATATGAAAGATTTGTCATGGTACATCCTGATGTAAAAAACTGGACTAAGTATGCTAAATTTGAAGAAAACCATGGCTTTATCAATGGCTCTAGAAAAGTATTTGAAAGAGCTGTTGAATTCTTTGGTGATGAAGATTTGGATGAGAGGTTATTCATAGCATTTGCAAAGTTTGAGGAAAATCAGAAAGAACATGACAGAGCCAGGGTCATTTACAAATATGCTCTGGATCACATCCCAAAAGATAGAAACAAGGAATTATACAAAGCATATACCATACATGAGAAGAAATATGGAGATAGATCTGGCATTGAAGATGTGATAGTAAACAAGAGAAAGTACATGTATGAACAAGAAGTTATTGAAAATCCTACTAATTATGATGCTTGGTTTGATTACATCAGACTGGTTGAAAATGAAGGAAATGTTGATGACATAAGAGACACATATGAAAGAGCTATAGCAAATGTACCTCCCTCCAAGGATAAACAATTTTGGAGACGCTACATTTACCTTTGGATAAATTATGCTTTGTATGAAGAATTGGAGGCAGAAGATGTTGAACGCACCAGGCAGGTCTATAGAACTTGCTTGGAGTTGATACCACATAAAATATTCACATTTTCCAAAATTTGGCTTATGTATGCTCAGTTTGAGGTGAGATGTAAAGACTTGAAACAAGCAAGAAAGACATTAGGTATGGCTTTGGGAATGTGCCCAAGGGATAAGTTGTACAGGGGTTACATTGATTTAGAGATACAGCTGAGGGAGTTTGACAGATGTAGGATATTATATCAGAAATTCTTAGAATATGGTCCTGAAAATTGTATTACCTGGATAAAGTTTGCAGAATTGGAAACACTTTTGGGAGACATAGATAGAGCTAGGGCTATTTATGAAATTGCAGTTGGGCAGCAAAGGCTAGATATGCCTGAATTGCTTTGGAAGAGTTTTATTGACTTTGAAGTTGCCCAAGGCGAGACTGAAAGAGCTAGACAACTTTATGAGAGATTGCTGGAAAGAACAGTGCATGTTAAAGTGTGGCTTTCTTATGCTAAGTTTGAGCTGAATGCAGAAAACGCTGATAACATCAATGTGGAATTAGCCAGGCGTGTGTATGAGCGGGCCAATGACAGCCTACGAAGTCTTGGAGAAAAGGAAGCAAGAGTGCTCCTCCTAGAAGCTTGGAAAGATTTTGAGACCGAGATTGGTGAAGACACTAAACTAGAAAAAGTGTTGGCTAAAATGCCCAGGAGAGTTAAGAAGAGGCAGAAGATTGTTAGTGATGATGGTGTAGAGGAAGGGTGGGAAGAAGTTTTTGATTACATATTCCCTGAAGATGAAATGGTTAGGCCCAATCTTAAGCTCCTTGCTGCTGCTAAACAATGGCGTAAACAAAAGGAAGTGCCAGAAACGGCTGCTGTTCCTGAGACACAGGAGACTCAGGAGCAACCAGAACAAGAGCAAGACCAGCCACAAACAAATGTTGACAATGATTCTGAtgacagcagcagcagcagtgaTAGTGATTCCTAA